In a single window of the Larimichthys crocea isolate SSNF chromosome XVII, L_crocea_2.0, whole genome shotgun sequence genome:
- the atp10a gene encoding probable phospholipid-transporting ATPase VA — MARDSEDPEMTKASKVKRQRKKKTKDNKTRTVHANILYDYSKGEENPNRHYANNKIKTTKYTVLSFLPKNLFEQFHRFANVYFVFIALLNFVPVVNAFQPELALAPVVFILSVTAIKDLWEDYRRHRSDKEINHMDCLVYSRVERRYVEKYWKEVRVGDFIRLRCNEILPADVLLLSSSDPDRLCHIETATLDGETNLKQRQVVRSFFDLDCDFDPLKYNGVIECEKPNNDLNRFRGYILHRSGRRDALYKENLLLRGCTIRNTEEAVGIVIYAGHETKAMLNNNGPRYKRSKLERQMNVDVFWCVIILLVMCLFAAVGHGLWMFQYGDKRPVFDVLSPEGTDLSPIMSAIYLFLTMIIVFQVLIPISLFVSIEIVKICQVYFIHQDMELYDEETDSHLQCRALNITEDLGQMQYIFSDKTGTLTENKMVFRRCTVAGVEYSHDANARRLAMYQEMDSEEEECTSHGGTLPRRDSVTSHQSARVVLRSQSTKSHRRTGSRAEAKRASILSKHTAFSSPMEKDITPDPQLLDKVNECSSQMDFMRFHSQPMSQLPSDLSDIIDFFIALTICNTVVVSSPNQPRHKVRMRFELKSPVKTIEDFIKRFTPSRLTSGSNNSSSSSLITNRSSNKGCSSMLSSPSAESTLTKLDEERQHGSLPHAFGPVPPYGYDGNAWNLEEGELRYEAESPDEAALVYAAKAYKCSLVGRLPDQVTVELPHLGKLSFELLHTLGFDSTRKRMSVVVRHPLTDQITVYTKGADSVIMDLIKPPDTGNSKGKRQKKIVNRTQNYLNLYAADGLRTLCIAKKILSKEQYACWLQHHLEAETAIQGREGLLFESALRLETNLQLLGATGIEDRLQDGVPETIASLRKAGLQIWVLTGDKQETAVNIAYACKLLDPEEEILTLNADSQEACALLLEESLHYIQAKFLCSSADQTAKAFHGHFAPFDIYPSSSPSSSSHAAPFMVHRLGLVIDGRTLAYALDKSLEDKFLAVARSCRSVLCCRSTPLQKSMVVKLVRNKLKVMTLAIGDGANDVSMIQVADVGVGISGQEGMQAVMASDFALPRFRYLQKLLLVHGHWCYSRLANMILYFFYKNAMFVALIFWYQFYCGFSGSAMIDQWYLIFFNLMFSAFPQLITGTLDKDVSAETLQQLPQLYVNGQNSEEYKPYMFWMNMIDAFYQSLICFFIPYFAYADSDVDLFTWGTPITTLALFTILVHLGIETKTWTWMNWLSIAFSIALFFTVALCYNASCPTCYSPSNPYWTMQRLLQDPLFYLLCVITPVAALLPRYFYRACQGTLFPSPVQVGRQLDKLPAETRRNILSLSRVKVGSPLSPKPPFLSLNKPSPKGCNKKDQRSFPSSKTSQGPVLQTDNQSRRSPLGPTDSEKGLSDIYTLVPSEIDTLPYTKDAPPLSEEPQPPSTKDSECPDKTLETSNLSLSSWITSTPLHTQTDSVQLNLPHNGDSQCVKYTRNSEERLQSDHTVHPAQRTEQVAEQSLHTTL; from the exons AGTGGAGAGACGCTATGTGGAGAAGTACTGGAAGGAGGTGCGGGTGGGAGACTTCATCAGGCTGCGATGTAACGAGATCCTCCCCGCCGATGTTCTGCTGCTGAGCTCCAGCGACCCTGACCGCCTTTGCCACATCGAAACCGCCACACTGGACGGAGAGACCAACCTAAAGCAGAGGCAGGTCGTCCGCAGCTTCTTTGACCTG GATTGTGATTTTGACCCCTTAAAGTACAACGGCGTGATCGAATGTGAGAAGCCCAACAACGACCTGAACAGATTCAGAGGCTACAT ACTCCATCGAAGTGGAAGAAGAGATGCACTTTACAAAGAAAACCTGCTGCTGAGAGGCTGCACCATCCGCAACACAGAAGAGGCCGTGGGAATAGTCATTTACGCAG GTCACGAGACCAAAGCCATGCTAAACAACAACGGCCCGCGCTACAAGCGTAGTAAACTGGAGAGACAGATGAATGTAGACGTGTTCTGGTGTGTCATCATCCTGCTGGTCATGTGCCTGTTCGCTGCTGTCG GTCATGGGCTGTGGATGTTTCAGTACGGAGATAAGAGACCTGTGTTTGACGTTCTTAGTCCAGAGGGGACAGACTTATCACCCATCATGTCCGCTATTTATCTCTTCCTCACTATGATCATCGTCTTTCAG GTGCTGATACCCATCTCCCTTTTTGTGTCAATTGAAATTGTCAAGATCTGCCAAGTGTACTTCATCCATCAGGACATGGAGCTGTATGACGAGGAGACAGACTCTCACCTGCAGTGCAGAGCTCTTAATATCACTGAGGATCTTGGCCAGATGCAATACATCTTTTCTGACAAGACAGGCACTCTGACGGAGAACAAGATGGTGTTTCGCCGCTGCACCGTGGCAGGGGTGGAGTACTCCCATGATGCCAATG ctAGAAGACTTGCTATGTACCAGGAGATGGattcagaggaagaagagtgcACATCACACGGTGGCACCCTGCCCAGGCGTGACAGTGTGACCAGCCACCAAAGTGCCCGGGTGGTGCTGCGCTCGCAGAGCACAAAGTCCCACCGCAGGACTGGCAGCAGGGCGGAGGCCAAGCGAGCCAGTATCCTGTCTAAACACACGGCCTTCAGCAGCCCCATG GAGAAAGATATCACCCCTGACCCTCAGCTCTTGGACAAAGTCAATGAATGCAGCAGTCAGATGGACTTCATGCGTTTCCACAGCCAGCCCATGTCCCAGCTgccctctgacctctctgacattattgatttctttatcGCGCTCACCATCTGCAACACAGTTGTGGTTTCCTCCCCCAACCAGCCCAGGCACAAG GTCCGGATGAGGTTTGAGCTGAAGTCCCCAGTTAAGACCATCGAGGACTTCATTAAACGTTTCACCCCCAGCCGACTGACCTCGGGctccaacaacagcagctcctccagcctcATCACCAACCGCTCGTCCAACAAGGGGTGCTCCAGCATGTTGTCCTCCCCCTCTGCGGAGAGCACGCTCACCAAACTGGACGAGGAACGGCAACACGGAAGCCTGCCGCACGCCTTCGGCCCCGTCCCTCCGTACGGCTACGACGGGAATGCGTGGAACCTGGAGGAGGGCGAGCTGCGCTACGAGGCCGAGTCCCCTGACGAGGCTGCGCTGGTCTACGCCGCCAAGGCCTACAAGTGCTCCCTCGTCGGACGCCTCCCCGACCAGGTGACCGTGGAGCTGCCACACTTGGGGAAGTTGAGCTTTgagctgctgcacacactggGCTTCGACTCCACCAGGAAACGCATGTCTGTGGTGGTGAGACACCCTTTGACGGATCAGATCACCGTGTACACTAAAGGAGCAGACTCCGTCATCATGGACCTCATCAAACCCCCCGACACAG gaAACTCCAAAGGGAAACGCCAGAAAAAGATCGTCAACCGGACCCAAAACTACCTGAACCTGTACGCTGCAGATGGCCTTCGCACGCTGTGCATTGCGAAAAAG attctAAGCAAGGAGCAATACGCCTGCTGGCTGCAGCATCACCTGGAGGCTGAGACAGCCATCCAGGGAAGAGAGGGGCTGCTGTTTGAATCGGCCCTGCGACTGGAAACAAACCTACAGCTTCTGG GAGCGACAGGCATCGAGGACAGGCTGCAGGACGGCGTGCCTGAAACCATTGCTTCCCTGCGGAAGGCCGGCCTCCAGATTTGGGTGCTGACGGGCGACAAACAGGAGACGGCCGTCAATATTGCGTACGCCTGCAAGCTGCTGGACCCTGAGGAGGAGATCCTGACACTGAATGCTGATTCTCAG GAGGCGTGTGCGTTGTTGCTGGAGGAGAGTTTGCACTACATCCAGGCCAAattcctctgcagctctgcagaccAAACTGCCAAGGCCTTCCACGGACACTTTGCACCCTTTGACATCTATCCCTCCTCATCTCCATCCTCGTCCTCCCACGCCGCTCCCTTCATGGTGCACCGGCTGGGCCTGGTAATTGATGGTCGGACGTTGGCCTATGCCCTCGATAAGAGTTTGGAGGATAAGTTTCTGGCTGTCGCACGGAGCTGCCGTTCGGTGCTCTGCTGCCGCTCCACGCCGCTGCAGAAGAGCATGGTGGTCAAACTGGTGCGGAACAAGCTGAAGGTCATGACTTTAGCCATAG GTGATGGGGCCAACGATGTCAGCATGATCCAGGTAGCGGACGTGGGCGTGGGAATCTCGGGACAGGAGGGAATGCAG GCGGTGATGGCGAGTGACTTTGCTCTCCCACGTTTCCGGTATCTCCAGAAGCTCCTGCTGGTCCACGGACACTGGTGCTACTCCCGGCTGGCTAACATGATTCTCTATTTCTTCTACAAGAACGCC ATGTTTGTAGCGCTCATCTTCTGGTATCAGTTCTACTGTGGATTCTCAGGTTCAGCCATGATTGACCAGTGGTATCTTATCTTCTTCAACCTGATGTTCTCTGCCTTCCCACAACTCATCACTGGCACTCTGGACAAAGACGTGTCAGCAGAGACTCTCCAACAACTACCTCAGCTCTATGTAAACGGCCAGAACTCAGAG GAATATAAGCCATATATGTTCTGGATGAACATGATTGATGCCTTCTACCAAAGTCTGATCTGCTTCTTCATTCCTTACTTT GCCTATGCTGACTCTGACGTGGATCTGTTTACATGGGGAACACCCATCACCACCCTCGCTTTATTCACCATTCTGGTGCACTTGGGCATCGAGACCAAAACCTGG ACCTGGATGAACTGGCTGTCTATCGCCTTCAGTATAGCCTTATTCTTCACAGTGGCTCTGTGTTACAACGCCTCCTGTCCCACCTGCTACTCTCCCTCTAACCCGTACTGGACCATGCAGAGGCTTCTGCAGGACCCCCTCTTCTACCTGCTCTGCGTCATCACGCCTGTAGCAGCGCTGCTGCCAAG ATATTTCTACAGGGCGTGTCAAGGCACGCTGTTTCCCAGCCCAGTCCAAGTTGGAAGACAGTTGGATAAACTCCCCGCTGAAACCCGCAGGAACATCCTCAGTCTCAGCAGGGTCAAGGTGGGGTCGCCGCTCAGCCCCAAGCCTCCCTTCCTGTCCCTCAATAAGCCCTCCCCTAAAGGTTGCAATAAAAAAGACCAGAGGAGCTTCCCCAGCTCCAAGACATCACAGGGGCCTGTTTTACAAACAGATAACCAGAGCAGGAGAAGCCCGCTGGGGCCTACAGACAGTGAGAAGGGCCTCTCGGATATCTACACATTAGTTCCTTCAGAAATAGACACTCTTCCTTACACCAAAGACGCCCCTCCGCTCTCGGAGGAGCCACAGCCTCCTTCCACCAAAGACTCTGAGTGTCCCGATAAGACTTTAGAGACGTCTAATCTGAGTCTCTCCAGCTGGATCACCTCCAcgcctctgcacacacagacagacagcgtcCAGCTGAACCTCCCCCACAACGGAGACTCCCAGTGTGTCAAATACACGAGGAACTCGGAGGAAAGACTCCAGTCTGACCACACCGTTCACCCAgcacagaggacagagcagGTGGCAGAACAGTCGCTGCACACCACCTTGTGA